One segment of Gordonia terrae DNA contains the following:
- a CDS encoding primary-amine oxidase translates to MTINEPGLAEKRPVASVHPLASLSSAEFDVVRGIVNGLPYYTESTRFSYVGLEEPPKHEFRAWMAGDVPAPDRRARVWLQDVDSGKCTDLVISLSEGAVVGSVDVDGSRGRLPVLDSEAAKILKVLAENKQWIDALAARGVTPADVKVIALPAGNFGYAEEEGRLISRCLAFRMDHKKDHPWAHPVDGVSAYVDLTGGAVLKVIDTHVFDIPAESGNYDDPEVQGPPLEGLKPIEITQPEGPSFSVDGEHVTWANWKFRVGFDVREGLVLHQVTFNDQGVDRSVMYRGSISEMVVPYGDPGPNRFWQNYFDAGEIIYGRFTSSLELGCDCVGEIKYFDGLFADEAGVPRRIANAICMHEEDYGSLWKHTDPFTGANEVRRSRRLVISFFTNVGNYDYGFFWYLYLDGTIECEAKLTGILFTSAYPGDGDDGPYPFASEVAPGLGAPYHQHLFNARLDLDIDGSANVVNEIDAVRLPISESNPNGNAFTKSITPIVSERDSGRVADGGRGRVWQIASTDSRNRLGHPASYVLHPVDGPTLMADDSSWVAKRAAFATKHLFVTKYDPAERYASGDFVTNSPAGEGIPDFISGDESLVGQDLVLWHTFGLTHFPRAEDWPIMPMDYAKFSLRPYNFFDRNPTLNVPAPSMGGHCTTHTNGANGTNGHAS, encoded by the coding sequence ATGACCATCAACGAGCCTGGACTCGCCGAGAAGCGCCCGGTGGCCAGTGTCCACCCGCTGGCGTCCCTGAGCAGCGCGGAGTTCGATGTCGTGCGCGGTATCGTGAATGGCCTGCCCTACTACACCGAGAGCACTCGCTTCTCCTACGTAGGTCTCGAGGAACCACCGAAGCATGAATTCCGCGCGTGGATGGCGGGGGACGTGCCGGCACCCGATCGGCGAGCACGGGTGTGGTTGCAGGATGTCGACTCCGGCAAGTGCACCGACTTGGTGATCTCCCTGTCCGAGGGGGCCGTGGTCGGCTCGGTCGACGTCGACGGGTCCAGAGGCCGTCTGCCCGTCTTGGATTCCGAAGCCGCGAAGATCCTGAAGGTGCTGGCCGAGAACAAGCAATGGATCGATGCGCTCGCGGCTCGCGGCGTCACCCCGGCTGATGTCAAGGTCATCGCCCTGCCCGCGGGAAACTTCGGATACGCCGAAGAAGAGGGTCGGTTGATCTCGCGGTGTCTCGCTTTCCGAATGGACCACAAGAAGGATCACCCGTGGGCTCATCCGGTGGACGGAGTGTCGGCATATGTGGATCTGACCGGCGGTGCGGTGCTCAAGGTGATCGACACGCACGTGTTCGACATCCCGGCCGAGAGCGGCAACTATGACGACCCCGAGGTGCAGGGCCCTCCGCTCGAGGGGCTCAAGCCGATCGAGATCACCCAGCCCGAAGGTCCCAGCTTCTCCGTCGACGGGGAGCATGTCACGTGGGCGAACTGGAAGTTCCGCGTGGGGTTCGATGTCCGAGAGGGTCTGGTGCTCCACCAGGTCACGTTCAACGACCAGGGTGTCGATCGATCTGTCATGTATCGCGGTTCGATCAGCGAGATGGTGGTGCCCTACGGCGATCCTGGTCCGAACCGGTTCTGGCAGAACTACTTCGATGCAGGTGAGATCATCTATGGCAGGTTCACGAGTTCGTTGGAACTCGGATGCGACTGCGTCGGCGAGATCAAGTACTTCGATGGCCTCTTCGCGGACGAGGCAGGTGTGCCGCGCCGCATCGCGAACGCGATCTGCATGCACGAGGAGGACTACGGATCTCTGTGGAAGCACACCGACCCGTTCACCGGCGCGAACGAGGTCCGCCGGTCTCGACGACTCGTGATCTCCTTCTTCACCAATGTGGGCAACTACGACTACGGATTCTTCTGGTACCTCTATCTCGACGGCACAATCGAGTGCGAAGCAAAGCTGACCGGTATCCTCTTCACGTCGGCGTATCCGGGTGACGGCGACGACGGTCCGTATCCGTTCGCTTCCGAAGTCGCGCCCGGGCTCGGGGCCCCCTATCACCAGCACCTTTTCAACGCTCGACTCGACCTCGACATCGACGGATCCGCCAACGTCGTCAACGAGATCGACGCCGTGAGATTGCCGATCTCCGAGAGCAATCCGAACGGGAACGCGTTCACCAAGTCGATCACACCAATTGTCTCGGAGCGCGACTCAGGCCGGGTCGCGGACGGCGGCCGAGGTCGGGTGTGGCAGATCGCCTCGACCGATTCGCGGAATCGATTGGGCCACCCGGCGTCTTATGTTCTGCATCCGGTGGACGGTCCGACGCTCATGGCGGACGACTCGTCCTGGGTGGCAAAGCGAGCGGCCTTCGCCACCAAGCATCTGTTCGTGACGAAGTATGATCCTGCCGAACGTTATGCCTCAGGTGACTTCGTGACGAACAGTCCGGCAGGTGAGGGCATTCCGGACTTCATCTCGGGTGATGAGTCGCTGGTGGGGCAGGATCTGGTTCTGTGGCACACCTTCGGGTTGACGCACTTCCCTCGTGCCGAGGACTGGCCGATCATGCCGATGGACTACGCGAAGTTCAGTCTGCGCCCTTACAATTTCTTCGACCGGAACCCCACGCTGAACGTACCTGCGCCGTCGATGGGCGGCCACTGTACGACGCACACCAACGGCGCCAACGGCACCAACGGCCACGCGTCCTAG
- a CDS encoding MFS transporter yields the protein MSESRGGGGDASKTMFGVVVLCVAGIAMSLTQTLIVPLIPMLPVMLGTTASNASWAVTVTMAVGAVATPIAGRVADMVGKRRVLLFCVGGVAVGSLVCAVAPGLTVFLVGRALQGLGVAFVAVGISIMRDFVPAHRLGTAVGMMSSSLAVGGALGLPFSAFVAQTFGWRELFWISVAGSVACFVGIVALIKVIGNRTGGRFDLFGAIGLSVILLTLLLPLSKGPEWGWTSSLTLSMFGLSAATFVVWVNYERRKRNPLLDLRIATLRAVMLGNVIGLMNAFAFYGMELVPIQMLMAPASTENGLGVSMLSAGLLMAPTGLAAFVSSNVGARLGRSLGVRVTLVIASLIAIVGLCALLVALLVGWAFPIVFLVVITCLIGTSTGMSYATLPTLIMEATPVEQTGEANGLNALMRIVGLAAAAAVTGMILANNVTEVAGGDMTAPSTAGFTWAVVVSLGAVVVSVVAALCLPRSARTAEPRHA from the coding sequence ATGTCTGAGTCGCGTGGTGGCGGTGGTGACGCGTCGAAGACCATGTTCGGTGTCGTCGTCCTCTGCGTGGCGGGGATCGCGATGTCTCTCACCCAGACATTGATCGTTCCATTGATCCCGATGCTGCCGGTGATGCTCGGCACCACCGCCAGCAACGCGTCGTGGGCAGTGACGGTGACCATGGCCGTCGGCGCGGTGGCCACCCCGATCGCCGGCCGTGTTGCCGACATGGTCGGAAAGCGGCGCGTTCTGCTCTTCTGCGTCGGTGGAGTGGCCGTCGGGTCGCTCGTGTGTGCGGTCGCCCCGGGGCTCACCGTTTTCCTGGTCGGTCGTGCCCTTCAAGGTCTCGGGGTCGCCTTCGTGGCCGTGGGGATCAGCATCATGAGGGATTTCGTGCCGGCGCACAGGTTGGGAACTGCGGTCGGGATGATGAGTTCGTCCCTGGCCGTGGGCGGCGCTCTTGGCCTGCCGTTTTCAGCCTTCGTCGCGCAGACATTCGGTTGGCGTGAGTTGTTCTGGATCTCGGTGGCCGGGTCAGTGGCATGCTTCGTCGGTATCGTCGCCCTGATCAAGGTGATCGGCAATCGGACCGGGGGGCGGTTCGATCTGTTCGGGGCGATCGGACTGAGTGTCATCTTGCTGACGTTGCTCCTGCCCCTGAGCAAGGGACCCGAGTGGGGATGGACGAGTTCGCTGACGCTCTCGATGTTCGGACTGTCCGCTGCGACATTCGTGGTCTGGGTGAACTACGAACGCCGGAAACGCAATCCGTTGCTGGACCTCCGGATCGCGACACTGCGTGCGGTCATGCTCGGAAACGTCATCGGCCTGATGAACGCTTTCGCGTTCTACGGTATGGAACTGGTTCCCATCCAGATGCTCATGGCGCCGGCTTCGACGGAGAACGGACTCGGTGTGTCGATGCTGTCGGCCGGGTTGCTCATGGCGCCGACTGGCTTGGCCGCGTTCGTATCGTCGAATGTCGGTGCTCGACTCGGAAGGTCGCTCGGGGTACGCGTGACCCTCGTCATCGCGAGTCTGATCGCGATCGTCGGGTTGTGTGCTCTGCTTGTCGCGCTCCTCGTGGGGTGGGCTTTCCCGATAGTCTTTCTCGTGGTCATCACCTGTCTGATCGGTACCTCGACCGGAATGTCCTACGCGACGCTGCCGACGCTCATCATGGAGGCCACCCCGGTCGAGCAGACCGGTGAGGCCAATGGCCTGAACGCACTGATGCGGATAGTCGGCCTGGCCGCTGCCGCCGCGGTGACCGGAATGATCCTCGCCAACAACGTCACCGAGGTCGCCGGGGGTGATATGACGGCACCGTCGACGGCGGGGTTCACGTGGGCGGTTGTGGTCTCGTTGGGTGCCGTGGTCGTCTCGGTCGTCGCGGCGCTGTGCTTGCCGCGGTCCGCGCGGACCGCAGAGCCGCGGCACGCCTGA
- a CDS encoding SDR family NAD(P)-dependent oxidoreductase, with protein MKQLEGRIAVVTGGANGIGLGLATRFLHEGMHVVIADNDDASLKRAAAELSLLGEVETVHADVADEHSVRALADAAVARFGAVHVLCNNAGVGGMQRFSTTNLDTWRWTVGVNLWGAIHGCNIFLPILADQDEAYIVNTASMAGFLTTAPLHPYAASKAGVVALSETLAHEFATEYPHIGVAVLCPAYTATSIADDERNAPNGHVPRSVADPELESLRAKVNADIGAGVPTETVADLVVRGMAARKTHIFPSPEWLNYWQDRVDRVKAQL; from the coding sequence ATGAAACAACTCGAGGGGCGCATCGCCGTCGTCACCGGCGGAGCCAACGGAATCGGGCTGGGTCTGGCCACACGATTCCTGCACGAGGGCATGCACGTAGTCATCGCCGACAACGACGACGCGAGCCTGAAACGCGCGGCGGCCGAGCTCTCCCTCCTCGGGGAGGTCGAGACCGTTCACGCCGATGTCGCCGACGAGCACTCAGTACGTGCGCTCGCCGACGCCGCGGTCGCCCGTTTCGGCGCCGTCCACGTTCTCTGTAACAACGCCGGGGTCGGCGGCATGCAGCGGTTCTCGACCACGAATCTGGACACCTGGCGTTGGACTGTGGGGGTCAACCTGTGGGGAGCCATCCACGGGTGCAACATCTTTCTTCCCATCCTGGCGGACCAGGACGAGGCATATATCGTGAACACAGCCTCGATGGCCGGGTTCCTGACCACTGCCCCGCTGCATCCCTACGCGGCCTCGAAGGCCGGCGTCGTCGCACTGTCCGAGACACTGGCCCACGAGTTCGCGACCGAGTACCCACACATCGGGGTAGCGGTCCTGTGCCCTGCATACACCGCCACATCGATAGCCGACGACGAACGGAACGCCCCGAACGGCCACGTTCCCAGATCGGTGGCCGATCCCGAACTGGAATCACTCCGCGCCAAGGTCAATGCCGACATCGGCGCGGGGGTTCCCACGGAGACCGTGGCCGATCTCGTGGTCCGCGGTATGGCTGCTCGCAAGACCCACATCTTTCCGTCGCCGGAGTGGCTGAACTACTGGCAGGATCGCGTCGACCGCGTGAAAGCGCAGCTGTGA
- a CDS encoding ABC transporter substrate-binding protein — protein sequence MKLSGSVHSRRAVAGLGGILLAAALGVTACSSSDGDGVSAAEASTTALPGDAAAGSPVKIGFIATEGGGAVSIPEWREGAEAAVEYVNNNGGGFAGGHAIDFVICKQAEEPTSATNCANQMVEQKVAAVLTPGTSQGSAIVPIVGGAGIPYVTLNGVSQLDVTSPDSFALASGLPGTMTATATAAKAQGVKSMTIFASDGGGIAGIIEQMGKPVFDAQGIELNVVPIALGVPDPTPLVAAGMADNPDGISIISDAALCTSVMKAVQTTAPDTKKVLNTVCLSPNVLDVVGISAVEGDMGITATDAYSDRPDSILYRSVMGQYAPDLSLTGEGSSGYQVVMALVNATAGLSGDVDAAAIKKALQATSDVEMPASGGIVFGCSKKPVPMMPSICSTQTLYGPIDDNGVPRDLQVAG from the coding sequence ATGAAACTCAGCGGTTCGGTTCACTCGCGGCGCGCTGTCGCAGGTCTCGGTGGAATTCTTCTCGCCGCGGCGCTCGGAGTCACAGCGTGTAGCAGCAGTGACGGCGACGGCGTCTCAGCCGCGGAAGCCTCCACCACCGCGCTACCCGGCGACGCGGCCGCCGGGTCGCCGGTCAAGATCGGATTCATCGCCACCGAGGGCGGCGGCGCGGTGTCGATTCCCGAATGGCGCGAAGGCGCCGAGGCCGCTGTCGAATATGTCAACAACAACGGAGGCGGCTTCGCAGGCGGTCACGCCATCGATTTCGTGATCTGCAAACAGGCCGAGGAGCCGACCTCGGCGACGAACTGCGCCAATCAGATGGTCGAACAGAAGGTAGCTGCCGTTCTCACGCCCGGAACCTCGCAGGGGTCGGCCATCGTGCCGATCGTCGGCGGTGCCGGGATTCCCTACGTCACGCTGAACGGCGTCTCGCAGCTCGATGTCACCTCGCCCGACTCGTTTGCCCTCGCCTCCGGGCTCCCGGGAACGATGACCGCGACCGCCACCGCGGCGAAAGCGCAAGGCGTGAAGTCGATGACGATCTTCGCGAGTGACGGCGGCGGTATCGCCGGCATCATCGAGCAGATGGGTAAACCGGTGTTCGACGCCCAGGGAATCGAACTCAACGTCGTACCGATTGCACTCGGGGTCCCGGACCCCACGCCGCTGGTCGCGGCCGGCATGGCCGACAATCCGGACGGCATCAGCATCATCTCCGACGCCGCGCTGTGCACCTCGGTGATGAAAGCGGTCCAGACAACAGCCCCGGACACCAAGAAGGTTCTCAACACCGTCTGCTTGAGTCCCAACGTGCTGGACGTGGTCGGCATTTCAGCAGTCGAGGGTGACATGGGCATCACCGCGACAGATGCCTACTCCGACCGCCCCGACTCGATCCTCTACCGCTCGGTCATGGGCCAGTACGCACCCGATCTGTCGCTGACGGGGGAGGGGTCGTCGGGCTACCAGGTCGTCATGGCCCTCGTCAATGCAACCGCCGGGCTCAGCGGCGACGTCGATGCGGCTGCCATCAAAAAAGCGCTGCAGGCCACCTCAGACGTTGAGATGCCGGCCAGCGGTGGAATCGTGTTCGGCTGCAGCAAGAAGCCGGTTCCCATGATGCCGTCGATCTGCTCGACGCAGACGCTGTACGGTCCCATCGACGACAACGGGGTTCCGCGTGACCTCCAAGTGGCCGGTTAG
- a CDS encoding branched-chain amino acid ABC transporter permease/ATP-binding protein encodes MTDHLAYLVLGLGNGAVYAALGLALVLTFKSSGVVNFATGAIALYSAYTYALLRTGELMIPVPGLPKTVDLGRPFGVLPAIGICVVISALLGMLFCALIFRPMRHAPVVAKAVASIGLMIVLQALIAQRAGTDIVPVEPIFELDTISIGSSTAPTDRIWFALVVVAVAIAASLMFRFTRFGVATEAAAESEKGAYLTGLSPDKIAFSNWALSSAVAGFSGVLIAPLVALNPIAYSLFIVPALAATLVGNFSSIWLTVVAGLAIGALQSEMVNLQATFDWFPKTGMSEAISLALIVGFLVVKGRPLPDRGALIRQDLGRAPRPDRILLPAVVSIAVVLVALVATSGSYRAAIVTSIILAVLALSQVVVTGYAGQVSLAQLTLAGVAAYSISVLNTHLGIPFPFAPIVAAAFATVVGVVVGLPALRVRGLPLTVVTLALAVFLEAFWFRNPSLNGGVEGAPVDTPRIFGISLGIGGGDEYPRMAFALLCLVVLIVVGLAVAWLRRSSLGTDMLAVRANERSAAAAGIDVSRTKLIAFAIGAFLAGLAGSLLAYQQTLATPEPFTVFLGISLFATMYIAGITSITGGILAGIMAPGGLLYLLMDRFLDLGDYYAVISGILLIVTIALNPDGIASRLPAVRWPAVVRRRARPRGDGEEAARRDVAGEPLLPKEPVLVVRDIGVQYGAVRAATDVSFEVHAGEIVGLIGPNGAGKTTVIDAMTGFVGATGSVILGGVDLTKARPHERSRAGLGRSFQDVELYDDLTVTENVTVGATRSRSAEPAQDVVRRVLSLVGLADEAESEVGTLSQGRRQLVSVARVLAADPLVALLDEPAAGLDSSESRWLGERLRTACDEGTSILLVDHDMELVLSICDRIVVVDLGEVIAVGRPEQIMLDDKVIRAYLGVPATTGTPVEVEDERSTRDKRSENQITGEVVS; translated from the coding sequence ATGACCGATCATCTCGCCTATCTCGTCCTCGGCCTCGGCAACGGTGCGGTCTACGCCGCACTAGGACTGGCTCTGGTTCTCACATTCAAGAGCTCCGGGGTCGTGAACTTCGCAACTGGTGCCATCGCTTTGTATTCGGCGTACACGTACGCGCTCCTGCGGACGGGTGAGCTGATGATCCCTGTTCCGGGGCTCCCCAAGACGGTCGACCTCGGTCGACCTTTTGGGGTGCTTCCCGCGATAGGCATCTGTGTGGTGATATCCGCGCTCCTCGGAATGCTCTTCTGTGCGTTAATATTCCGCCCGATGCGGCATGCGCCCGTGGTCGCCAAGGCGGTGGCGTCCATCGGCTTGATGATCGTGCTACAGGCGCTGATCGCTCAACGGGCAGGCACCGATATCGTCCCTGTCGAGCCGATATTCGAGCTCGACACGATCAGCATCGGCTCAAGTACTGCACCCACCGATCGCATCTGGTTTGCGCTCGTGGTGGTGGCGGTCGCGATTGCCGCTTCCCTGATGTTCCGATTCACCCGATTCGGCGTCGCGACCGAGGCCGCCGCCGAATCGGAGAAGGGGGCATATCTGACCGGTTTGTCACCGGACAAGATCGCTTTCAGTAACTGGGCGCTGTCCTCAGCGGTAGCCGGATTCAGTGGCGTTCTCATCGCGCCGCTCGTCGCGCTGAACCCGATCGCGTACTCATTGTTCATCGTCCCGGCTCTGGCGGCCACACTCGTCGGGAACTTCTCGTCGATCTGGCTGACCGTCGTCGCCGGTCTTGCCATCGGTGCATTGCAATCGGAGATGGTCAATTTGCAGGCGACCTTCGACTGGTTCCCCAAAACCGGTATGTCCGAGGCTATCTCGTTGGCCCTCATCGTGGGATTCCTGGTGGTGAAGGGTCGACCGCTACCGGACAGGGGGGCACTGATCCGTCAGGATTTGGGTCGGGCCCCCAGACCGGATCGAATTCTGCTGCCAGCTGTTGTTTCCATTGCAGTCGTACTGGTCGCCCTCGTCGCCACATCGGGTAGTTATCGGGCAGCGATCGTGACGAGCATCATCCTCGCAGTCCTCGCCCTGTCGCAAGTGGTGGTGACCGGTTATGCGGGCCAGGTGTCGTTGGCGCAGCTCACCCTTGCCGGGGTCGCTGCGTACTCGATCAGCGTTCTCAACACCCACCTCGGGATCCCGTTCCCCTTCGCACCCATCGTCGCAGCTGCATTCGCGACTGTCGTCGGGGTTGTGGTGGGACTACCGGCGCTGCGGGTCCGCGGCCTACCGCTCACCGTGGTGACCCTGGCCCTCGCGGTGTTCCTCGAAGCGTTCTGGTTCCGGAACCCGTCACTGAACGGTGGGGTGGAGGGTGCGCCTGTCGACACCCCGCGGATCTTCGGGATCAGTCTCGGAATCGGGGGTGGAGACGAGTATCCCCGGATGGCTTTCGCCCTGTTGTGTCTGGTCGTGCTCATCGTGGTGGGCCTCGCGGTCGCCTGGCTGCGTCGCAGCAGTCTGGGCACCGACATGCTCGCCGTGCGGGCCAACGAGCGATCCGCCGCCGCAGCGGGAATCGACGTCTCGCGCACCAAACTGATCGCGTTTGCCATCGGCGCATTCCTCGCAGGCCTGGCCGGATCGTTGCTCGCATACCAACAGACGCTGGCCACTCCCGAGCCGTTCACGGTGTTTCTCGGGATCTCGTTGTTCGCCACGATGTACATCGCCGGGATCACGTCGATCACCGGTGGGATCCTGGCCGGGATCATGGCGCCGGGTGGACTCTTGTATCTGCTGATGGACAGGTTCCTCGACCTGGGTGACTACTACGCCGTGATCAGCGGGATTCTCCTGATCGTCACGATCGCGCTCAACCCGGACGGGATCGCGAGTCGACTGCCGGCCGTTCGCTGGCCGGCAGTCGTCCGGCGCCGAGCGCGGCCACGAGGTGATGGCGAGGAAGCCGCGCGACGCGATGTGGCCGGAGAGCCGCTGTTGCCGAAAGAGCCTGTGTTGGTGGTGCGCGACATCGGTGTGCAGTACGGCGCAGTGCGCGCAGCCACGGACGTCTCGTTCGAGGTCCATGCCGGCGAGATCGTCGGGCTGATCGGTCCCAACGGGGCCGGCAAAACGACCGTCATCGATGCCATGACCGGGTTTGTCGGTGCAACTGGTTCGGTCATTCTCGGGGGTGTCGACCTGACGAAGGCCCGACCGCATGAACGGAGCCGTGCAGGACTCGGTCGGAGCTTTCAGGACGTGGAGCTCTACGACGATCTGACGGTCACGGAGAACGTCACGGTCGGTGCGACACGCTCTCGCTCCGCAGAGCCCGCGCAAGATGTCGTGCGTCGGGTCTTGTCGTTGGTCGGGTTGGCAGATGAGGCAGAATCCGAGGTCGGCACACTCTCACAGGGTCGGCGACAGCTTGTTTCCGTGGCACGTGTCCTGGCGGCCGACCCGCTGGTAGCGCTGCTCGACGAACCTGCGGCCGGCCTCGACAGCTCGGAGAGCCGTTGGCTCGGTGAACGCCTGCGGACCGCCTGCGACGAGGGGACCTCGATTCTGCTCGTCGATCACGACATGGAACTCGTCCTCTCCATCTGCGACCGGATCGTCGTTGTCGATCTGGGTGAGGTGATCGCGGTCGGACGGCCTGAACAGATCATGCTCGATGACAAGGTGATTCGCGCATACCTCGGGGTGCCGGCGACGACCGGGACGCCCGTGGAGGTCGAAGATGAGCGGTCGACTCGAGACAAGCGGTCGGAGAACCAGATAACCGGAGAGGTCGTATCGTGA
- a CDS encoding ABC transporter ATP-binding protein, which produces MNLLECRDVTTGYVRTRPCVRGVDLVVDRGRITCLLGPNGAGKTTLLMSLAGMLPRFDGRMTVDGRDIRGGHPREAVRSGIVLVADDRALFRSLTVAQNLRLAVRERSRRRIAIDEIINYFPDLEKRLHTAAGRLSGGEQQMLAIGRALLQKPKVLLIDELSMGLAPVIVDQILAVLQRLAGEEDLAVLLVEQHVHLALGIADHAVVLVHGELVLTEDASVLRADPSRIEKAYLGVDVATPQA; this is translated from the coding sequence GTGAACTTGCTCGAATGCCGGGACGTCACCACGGGTTACGTCAGGACCCGACCGTGCGTGCGGGGTGTCGACCTCGTCGTCGACCGAGGCCGGATCACCTGCCTGCTCGGACCCAATGGAGCAGGGAAGACAACGCTACTCATGTCGCTCGCCGGGATGCTGCCCCGTTTCGACGGCCGGATGACGGTGGACGGTCGTGACATCCGCGGCGGACACCCCCGCGAGGCAGTCCGCTCCGGAATCGTGCTCGTCGCCGACGACCGAGCACTGTTCCGTTCTCTGACGGTCGCGCAGAACCTCCGACTGGCGGTCCGGGAACGGTCGCGAAGGCGAATCGCAATCGACGAGATCATCAACTACTTCCCGGATCTGGAGAAACGACTCCACACCGCCGCGGGGCGGCTCTCCGGCGGTGAGCAACAGATGCTGGCGATCGGCCGTGCACTCCTGCAGAAACCGAAGGTCCTGCTGATCGACGAACTGAGTATGGGGTTGGCCCCCGTGATTGTCGACCAGATTCTCGCCGTACTCCAGCGTCTGGCGGGTGAGGAAGATCTGGCGGTGCTGCTGGTCGAGCAACATGTTCACCTCGCACTCGGGATCGCCGATCACGCTGTCGTACTCGTCCATGGTGAGCTCGTGCTGACAGAGGACGCGTCGGTCCTACGAGCCGACCCGTCGCGGATCGAGAAGGCGTACCTCGGGGTGGACGTCGCGACACCACAGGCGTGA
- a CDS encoding Rieske 2Fe-2S domain-containing protein: MATINDTNEEVRIIEAGTPPARYARGWHCLGLLTDFTDGQPHQITAFGTELVVFAGEDGKLNVLNAFCPHMGGNLAQGTVKGNTIACPFHDWRWQGNGKCADIPYARRVPPLARTKSWPTLESNGLLYVWNDPQNRKPPADITIPAVAGYGEDGWTDWVWRKTEVTGSHCRELVDNIVDMAHFFYVHYGMPTYFKNVFEGHVATQVMKSKPRADAADASIGSNYDQEGMSDASYFGPSFMIDKLWVNVPHDQESNVTLINCHYPVSADSFVLQYGVIVKKPEGLTDEEADGMAAMIAEGVAIGFEQDVKIWKNKSRIDNPLLSEEDGPVYQLRRWYEQFYVDVEDIDPEMTNRFEFEIDTERALKNWQAEVDANVAAGRNVLSTPGS; the protein is encoded by the coding sequence ATGGCGACAATCAACGATACCAACGAAGAAGTACGCATCATCGAGGCGGGTACGCCCCCGGCGCGCTATGCGCGTGGATGGCACTGCCTTGGTCTGCTCACCGACTTCACTGATGGCCAGCCCCACCAGATCACAGCTTTCGGAACCGAACTGGTGGTGTTCGCCGGCGAGGACGGAAAGCTGAACGTTCTCAACGCCTTCTGCCCGCACATGGGAGGTAACCTCGCCCAGGGCACGGTGAAGGGCAACACGATCGCTTGCCCGTTCCACGACTGGCGGTGGCAGGGCAACGGAAAATGTGCCGACATTCCCTACGCTCGGCGAGTTCCGCCTCTGGCCCGCACCAAGTCGTGGCCGACGCTCGAGAGCAACGGCCTCCTGTACGTGTGGAACGATCCGCAGAATCGAAAGCCGCCCGCCGACATCACCATTCCGGCCGTTGCGGGATACGGAGAGGATGGTTGGACCGACTGGGTGTGGCGGAAGACCGAGGTGACCGGTTCGCACTGTCGTGAACTCGTCGACAACATCGTCGACATGGCCCACTTCTTCTACGTCCACTACGGCATGCCGACCTATTTCAAGAACGTCTTCGAAGGCCATGTCGCAACCCAGGTCATGAAGTCGAAGCCGCGCGCCGATGCTGCCGACGCCAGCATCGGTTCGAACTACGACCAGGAAGGCATGTCCGACGCATCCTACTTCGGGCCGTCGTTCATGATCGACAAACTGTGGGTGAACGTTCCCCACGACCAGGAATCCAACGTCACCCTCATCAACTGTCACTATCCGGTCTCGGCGGATTCGTTCGTCCTGCAGTACGGCGTGATCGTCAAGAAGCCCGAGGGGTTGACCGACGAAGAGGCGGACGGAATGGCAGCCATGATCGCGGAGGGCGTCGCCATCGGTTTCGAGCAAGACGTCAAGATCTGGAAGAACAAGTCCCGCATCGACAATCCGCTGCTCTCGGAGGAGGACGGCCCGGTCTACCAGCTGCGTCGCTGGTACGAGCAGTTCTACGTCGACGTCGAGGACATCGACCCGGAGATGACCAACAGGTTCGAGTTCGAGATCGACACCGAGCGCGCGCTGAAGAACTGGCAGGCCGAAGTCGACGCGAATGTCGCGGCCGGACGCAACGTTCTGTCCACCCCGGGATCCTGA